One window of Arthrobacter oryzae genomic DNA carries:
- a CDS encoding GNAT family N-acetyltransferase, whose amino-acid sequence MERQAMPALAALPSLETLMDAAWPSPDREEAGGWVLRAADGVTQRANSIWPRSEPDGTNHSRLASLREARTWYRSRRLPVIFQVFDDPRSAALNAVLDEEGFTRQSETLILVRDAGGSAPRDTGVELSAEPSDEWLRLWWSVDGRGGDDSLGTARSILRGCQSLYALVRDDGGVPAAVGRLALPSGGAGGLYCMATHRENRRRGYGTRVLQSLLREGDTRGLGSYWLLVTAANAGARELYSKAGFTEAGRYYYRQERPKRHLTGC is encoded by the coding sequence ATGGAACGGCAGGCCATGCCCGCCCTGGCGGCACTGCCCTCCCTGGAAACGTTGATGGATGCGGCCTGGCCCAGCCCTGACCGGGAGGAGGCCGGCGGCTGGGTGCTGCGCGCTGCGGACGGCGTCACCCAGCGGGCCAACTCGATCTGGCCGCGCTCGGAACCTGACGGCACAAACCACAGCCGGCTGGCTTCACTGCGGGAAGCCAGGACCTGGTACCGCAGCCGCCGGCTCCCTGTGATCTTCCAGGTCTTTGACGACCCCCGCAGTGCCGCGCTGAACGCTGTCCTCGATGAGGAAGGCTTCACCCGGCAGTCCGAAACCCTGATCCTGGTGCGCGACGCCGGCGGGTCCGCGCCCCGGGACACCGGCGTCGAGCTTTCCGCTGAGCCGTCGGATGAGTGGCTGCGGCTCTGGTGGAGTGTGGACGGCCGCGGCGGAGACGATTCCCTCGGTACCGCCCGCAGCATCCTCCGGGGCTGTCAGTCGCTATACGCACTGGTGCGCGACGACGGCGGCGTTCCCGCCGCCGTCGGACGCCTTGCTCTTCCTTCCGGCGGGGCGGGCGGCTTGTACTGCATGGCAACCCACCGGGAAAACCGGCGCCGCGGCTACGGAACCCGGGTTCTCCAGTCTTTGCTGCGTGAAGGCGACACCCGGGGCCTCGGCAGCTACTGGCTGCTGGTCACGGCGGCCAATGCCGGCGCCCGGGAGCTGTACTCAAAGGCCGGGTTCACGGAAGCCGGCCGCTACTACTACCGCCAGGAGCGTCCCAAGCGCCACCTGACCGGGTGCTAG